The genomic window CCCGTTGTACACCGAGAGCGTCGGGGCGAGCAGGCTGAGGTTCGTGGACTGCATCCGGACGACCATCGTCCCCGTGGTCGACGCGGGCGCGGTGACCTTGTACCAATCGACGTCGTTGACGCCGATCATGATCGGCGTCGTCGAGTCCAGCGCGGAGAGGGTGAGCTGCCCGTTGGAGTACAGGTACGAGCTGATGTCGTCGGCGGAGCGGCTCGAGTCGTTGGCCCCGTTCGCGTCGAAGAAGTCGTTCTGGCGGGAGTTGTAGATGGTCCGGATGCCGTTGGTGTCGTCGGCGTCCACGGCCTGCTTGGTGGTGACGTAAGTCGGGTACATCGCGGCCGCCGAGTCCGTGGTGTGCCCCATGCCCAGCGCGTGGCCGAACTCGTGGATGGCCACGGTCTCCAAATCGACCGTCGTCCCGTTGATCTGCCACAACTGCGTCGTGTTGAAGAACATGTCGCCGGCGTTGGTCCCCCCGTTGGCGGGCGGGGCGAGGTAGGCGAACGCCAGGATGTTGCCCGCCATGGCATAGCCGCCGATCCGGATGTCGCCGAACCGAGGGTCGCTCTGCTGGTTGCCGGAGGTGCCGAGGGGTGCACCGTTGTCGGGCACCAGCGAGAAGTTGACATTCGCGACCTTCTGCCAGACGGTCGCCGCCTTGGCGAACTGCGCCTTCCAGTCGGCCGTCGCGAAGCGTGCGTTGAGGGTCGCCTGGAGGTTGCTCGGGACCCCGCCGATGCTCGTGCCGTCGGGCACGAAGCTGTAGGTGATGAGCTTGGGCTTGGCCCACTGCGTGGACGTCGTCGCATACAGCAGGAACCGGTCCTCGAGCCCCTCCAGGAGCGGGCGGACGGCCCTGAACCCGGGCTCGCGGCGAGAAAGACGGCCTCGTCTCCGATCACGCATCATCGCGGTCTCCTCTCGATCGCACGAACGCTGCAATCCCTGATGCCGAAATCACGAAATCCCTCGCGGCGCGGGCCCCGACCGCCGCGGGCGAATGTCCGCGGCGACGGTGCGGCTCTGGCATGTCTTACCTCCCCGTCTGTTGGAGCGAATCGAAGCAGACACGCGGCGACGCGGCGGGAGCGGCGGCCCGGCCCCGCCCGTCGCCCGGGGGCGCCGTGGGCCCGTGGGTTTGCGGCGGGGCCTCCGCCGAACCGAGCCGGCCCCCGAATTTCGCCTTGGCCACCCGGCGGATGGCCTCGTGCAGCTTGCCCACCTCGATGGGCTTGGTGAGGTGCTCCGAGAAGCCCGACCGGAGGCTCATGGCCACGTCCTCGGCCGACCCGAATCCGCTCAATGCGATGCCCGCCGTCGGAGACCTGTCGGTCAACTCCCGCATCAGGTCCAGCCCGGTCCCGTCGGGCAGGTCGATGTCGCTGATGACCAGGTCGAAGGCGCAGGCCTCCGCCAGCCTCCTCGCGGTGCGATAGTCGCCTGCCGGGTTGACGACGTGGCCGCATTCCCCGAGCACCTTGGACAGGTAGTGCAGCGTGTCCCGATTGTCCTCCACCAGCAGGATGGCGAGCCCGCCCGCCGCGGAGGCATCGTCGAGGCTGGCCCCGGGCACTTCTTGCGGGGCGTCTCCCGCCGCCGCGGCCTCGCAAGTCTCGAAGCGGACCGTGAACGTGGCGCCCCGGCCCTCCCCGCCGCTGGAGCAGGCGAGATGGCCGCCGTGGGCCTCGACGACTGAGCGGCTGATGGCCAGCCCCAGCCCCAGCCCCCCGAAGCGGCGCTGGTCCGCGGGCTTGGACGCGAAGGGCGTGAAGATCGTCGGCAGGCGTGCGGGGTCGATGCCGATGCCGGTGTCGATGACCTCGGCCTCGAAGCGCGGGGGGCCTCCCTCCGGGCCCGCCACGTTGCGGGTCCGGATCGTGACGCGGCCGCCCTCCGGCGTGAACTTGACGGCGTTCTTGATGAGGTTCCAGAACACCTGCTGGAGGCGCGCGGGATCCCCCATCATCTCCGGGAGCGTCGCCTCCAGCTCGAGGCGGAGTTCCACGCCGCAGTCCTCGATCGCGGGCCGGCACACCTCGGCCGCGAGGCGGATGGCGCGGTGGACGTCCGCGCGGGACATCACCAGCGACAGCCGGCCCGTCGTCGCCCGGGTGAGGTCCAGCAGGTCGTCGATGAGCCGGGCCTCGAGCCTCGCGTTGCGGTGGATGAGCTCCAGCGACGAGCCGAGCTCGGCCGCCAGGCCTTCCCTCTCGAGGAGGCTGGACGTGGCGAGCAGGATGGGGGTCAACGGCGTCCGCAGCTCGTGGCTGAGCATCGCCAGGAACTGGTCCCGTGCCCGGCACGCCCGCTCGGCCGTCTCCTTGGCGGCTCGAACCTCCTCGGCCTGCCGTCGACGCTCGGTGATGTCGCGGAAGGCCACGACGGCCCCCCGGCTTTCCCCGGCCGGTCGGCGAAGCCCGCGCGAGTTCGCCAGGAGCCACCGCACGGGTCCCCCGCCGGCCGTCTTGAGCGTGATCTCGAGGTCGTCCACCCGCTGGCCGCGGAGGGCCAGGCCCAGGGGACGTTCGCGGGCCGTCCCCGCGCCCGGCGCCCCCGCGGATTCCGCGACCTTGAGCATGTCCAGGCCCAGCCAGTCCTCGGCCGTCAGGGGCCGCTCGCCCACGCCGAAGAGCGCCCGGGCCGAGGCGTTGAAGGTCAGGGGCTTGCCGTCCCCCTCCGCCACGATCACGGCGTCGCCGATGCTGTCGAGGATCGACCGGAGGACCAGCGACTGCTGCTGGAGCACCCGCTCCGCCTGGATCCGCTCGGCCACCTCCGCCTCGAGGGCCGCGTTCGCGGCGGCGAGCTCCGCCGTCCGATCGCGGACCCGGACCTCCAGGTCGTCCTTGGACCTGAGGAGCGCCTGCTCCGCGTCCCGCTTCTCGGTCACGTCGCGGACGACGGTGGCGAATCCAAGGATCTCGCCCTCGTCGTTCCGCATGGGCGACACCCCGACGGAGGCCCAGAGCCTGGAGCCATCCTTTCGCCGGCGCCACCCCTCGGCTTCCAACGTCCCGTCCTGCTCGGCGGCCGCGATCAGCCGGCCGGGGACCTGCCGGGCCACGTCCTCGGCGACGAAGAACTCCGAGTGGTCCCGCCCGATGATCTCGGACGCATGATATCCCAGGATCCGCGCGGCCCCGATGTTCCAGCTCGCGACCCGCCCCTCGGGCGTGAGCATGATGATCGCGAATTCGCCGATGCTCTCGACCATCAGCCGCAACTGCTCCTGGCTGCGGCTCGACGACTCCATCAGGCGGCGGAGCGAGGACTCGTCGATCTCGTCGGCCCCCATCGCGCCCGACGGCTGGCCTGCCGCGGCCCGATCGCCGCTCGCCCGCTCGACCAGCCGGACCAGCAGCCAGTTGATGAGCAGGCCTTCGAGGCACCAGATGACGAGCCGAATCCCCGGGGCGAGCGCCAGGTAGGCCCTCGCGGCCGCGGAAGGCAGGAGCCACGTGTTCGCGGCCAAGGCCATCGCCGCGGCAACGATCGGCGCGGGGCGGGGCACTCGCTTCAGGACGCCCGCGACCGCTCCGAGGCACAGGAAGGCGGCCGTCCAGTCGGGCCCCAGAAGGGATTCCACGAGCAATCCCAGCGCGATGGAGGCGAGGACGACGGCCAGCGAGGCCTGCCCGGTCCGGCCGTCCCGCGGCCCCATACCTTGCTCGCCCGCCTGCGGTCCGCAGTCCAGTTCCGCGGTCTCCGGTTCTCCCCCCTGCGGGAAGAAGGCCGAGAGGGCCGGCGGCGGTTCGCGCCATGGGCCGCGGAGACGTTTCCCGGCGACGCTCATCGTAAGTTCCTCGACGTGGCCCTTTCACCGATCGTCACGAGCGCGATCCCCATCTCGGTGCCTGTTCGAGCTCGTCAGCCCGGGTTGGCGAGGCAGCGACCGCGTCCCACCGGGTCCGGGCCACCCGGGGGTCGGGTCGCCCCGAACGCCCGGGCCGACGGGCATGGCACGCCCTGGATCGGTCCCGCGACCGGAGCCGGCCTGTTGCTCGATTCGACGCATCCGATTCCGCGACTTCGCGTGCGGCCTGCGCGACCCTCTCGACGGATGGAGGAGACGGTCAACGACGATCGTCTGTTGCCGATTCTGGCGCCACGACGCGTGCGGGGGCCGAGCCGGAGACAGCCTCGGCCATCGCGCGGCGGTGCACTAATACCCCGGACATGGACCAGCCTGCGGTCCCCGGCGGCCCCGGGACGAGCCCGTTCGATTCTCGATGCATCATACCCTCGATGCCGCTTACGCACCGGAGGGCGGCCCGCCCGCGGCCGGCCAGAAGCCGGCACTCACACGGCGGATCTGTTTCCGGGCCATCCTTCCCTGCGAACGGGACGATGGGGCGCGAACTGTGTCGCCGAATCATAGGGATCATCCGTCGTCGGTGACCGCCATCTTATGCCACGACATCAGTCTTTCGTATAATAAACCATCATCGGCCAGTTATCAAGGATTTTCGTTTCTTTTTTCACGAACGCACGCCGGATCCAGCCGACCTGATCGAATCGCGGGCGATCGATCGCGAGCGATTCGCCATGGATAAGTCCTGCCTCCCCAAGGCCCCCACCGCGTCGGCTTTCCTCTGTTGCCATGAGGCTTAATCTCATGTGGGAACAATTGCTCCAATGAACTTAAAAAAACTCCGTTACGCTCCACGACCTCATGCCGGCATCGTCGGCGAGTCCTGAGTGCGCCTTGCTGACTCGGCTGGTCCTGGATGCGGGCCCCGAGTTGCCGACCCATTCCCGTTCGACGTCGATATGATGAGCCCCGCGAGCCGTGGCGAGATGCAACGATTCCAACATGTCGCCAGCCTCCTCCCGTGGCCGCTGAGCCGGGGCCTTCCGGACACTGAGGCCGAGTGGGCGAGAGGCCCGTCGGGCCGTGCCTCGACCCACGGCGGTCCCCGGAGCCTTGATGAGGGCAGGCAAGGCGCCACGATCGGCCCTCACGCGGGGTGAGCGTCTTGTAAGTGGTAAAGGTCAAGCTGCCTTCCGGCGGTTGGCCCAGAAGCCGGTCCAGAGGGCGGACTCGCTGAGGTAGAGGGCCCGGAGGTGGGCCATGGCGTCGGCCCCCTGATGGCCCCAGCGCATCCCGGTGCCGTTGAGCCGCTCGTTGATCACCAGCTTGCAGCCGGCCTCCATCGGGCCCGAGCCGATCTGCCACCCCTTGGCCAGGTAGGCCGGGTAGTCCATCCGGTGGTGCTGGTTGCGGAAGTAGTTCACCGTCGCCTCCCACGTCGCCCGCGCCCGCGGGGCGGCCGCGACGTCCAGGCCCTCCAGCCAGGCCAGCATCGCGGCGCCCCCCTCGTGCTTCAGCCGATGCGACCACGCCGCGTGCGCCGCCTCCGCCTGGGCCTCGTCGGCGTGCCAGGCCTTGGCCAGGTCCCCCAGGTGCTCGCTGGCGTGGTAGAAGTCCAGGATCACCGCGTCGATCCGCCCGAAGTGCCGCCTCAGCAGGTCCTCCAGCCCCGACCCG from Aquisphaera giovannonii includes these protein-coding regions:
- a CDS encoding matrixin family metalloprotease, giving the protein MMRDRRRGRLSRREPGFRAVRPLLEGLEDRFLLYATTSTQWAKPKLITYSFVPDGTSIGGVPSNLQATLNARFATADWKAQFAKAATVWQKVANVNFSLVPDNGAPLGTSGNQQSDPRFGDIRIGGYAMAGNILAFAYLAPPANGGTNAGDMFFNTTQLWQINGTTVDLETVAIHEFGHALGMGHTTDSAAAMYPTYVTTKQAVDADDTNGIRTIYNSRQNDFFDANGANDSSRSADDISSYLYSNGQLTLSALDSTTPIMIGVNDVDWYKVTAPASTTGTMVVRMQSTNLSLLAPTLSVYNGAGTTMLGQKVSYNMGDTVAVTINGVVPGQVFDIRAQGSTTGDAGFGAYGLQVNFGSLQQPPVTSPNTTMAETADRGGGTMNESTDPADDSAPPQDDASVIPGIPTFWVYNDDDATVSEDAGVVGPNDTGGDSSDTAAGSSDGGGGTTGDGSSTDGTTISVGDLTGQGDALMIDPSAGVPRRPRAADAAAPWAPLWWSARPARPAAMPVQAPAEGLSLITTIDFLNQTNDLNLPFMTLTRPKKQASDTRPAQIVDLAIATGA
- a CDS encoding PAS domain-containing hybrid sensor histidine kinase/response regulator, whose protein sequence is MSVAGKRLRGPWREPPPALSAFFPQGGEPETAELDCGPQAGEQGMGPRDGRTGQASLAVVLASIALGLLVESLLGPDWTAAFLCLGAVAGVLKRVPRPAPIVAAAMALAANTWLLPSAAARAYLALAPGIRLVIWCLEGLLINWLLVRLVERASGDRAAAGQPSGAMGADEIDESSLRRLMESSSRSQEQLRLMVESIGEFAIIMLTPEGRVASWNIGAARILGYHASEIIGRDHSEFFVAEDVARQVPGRLIAAAEQDGTLEAEGWRRRKDGSRLWASVGVSPMRNDEGEILGFATVVRDVTEKRDAEQALLRSKDDLEVRVRDRTAELAAANAALEAEVAERIQAERVLQQQSLVLRSILDSIGDAVIVAEGDGKPLTFNASARALFGVGERPLTAEDWLGLDMLKVAESAGAPGAGTARERPLGLALRGQRVDDLEITLKTAGGGPVRWLLANSRGLRRPAGESRGAVVAFRDITERRRQAEEVRAAKETAERACRARDQFLAMLSHELRTPLTPILLATSSLLEREGLAAELGSSLELIHRNARLEARLIDDLLDLTRATTGRLSLVMSRADVHRAIRLAAEVCRPAIEDCGVELRLELEATLPEMMGDPARLQQVFWNLIKNAVKFTPEGGRVTIRTRNVAGPEGGPPRFEAEVIDTGIGIDPARLPTIFTPFASKPADQRRFGGLGLGLAISRSVVEAHGGHLACSSGGEGRGATFTVRFETCEAAAAGDAPQEVPGASLDDASAAGGLAILLVEDNRDTLHYLSKVLGECGHVVNPAGDYRTARRLAEACAFDLVISDIDLPDGTGLDLMRELTDRSPTAGIALSGFGSAEDVAMSLRSGFSEHLTKPIEVGKLHEAIRRVAKAKFGGRLGSAEAPPQTHGPTAPPGDGRGRAAAPAASPRVCFDSLQQTGR